One segment of Nomascus leucogenys isolate Asia chromosome 20, Asia_NLE_v1, whole genome shotgun sequence DNA contains the following:
- the CPLX1 gene encoding complexin-1 isoform X1: protein MEFVMKQALGGATKDMGKMLGGDEEKDPDAAKKEEERQEALRQAEEERKAKYAKMEAEREAMRQGIRDKYGIKKKEEREAEAQAAMEANSEGSLTRPKKAIPPGCGDEVEEEDESILDTVIKYLPGPLQDMLKK, encoded by the exons GGGCCACCAAGGACATGGGGAAGATGCTCGGGGGTGACGAGGAGAAGGACCCAGACGCCGCCAAGAAGGAGGAGGAGCGGCAGGAGGCGCTGCGCCAGGCGGAGGAGGAGCGCAAGGCCAAGTACGCCAAGATGGAGGCGGAGCGCGAGGCCATGCGCCAGGGCATCCGAGACAAG TACGGCATCAAGAAGAAGGAGGAGCGCGAGGCCGAGGCCCAGGCCGCCATGGAGGCCAACTCCGAGGGGAGCTTGACGCGGCCCAAGAAGGCCATCCCGCCGGGCTGCGGGGACGAGGTCGAGGAGGAGGACGAGAGCATCCTGGACACCGTCATCAAGTACCTGCCCGGGCCGCTGCAGGACATGCTCAAGAAGTAG
- the CPLX1 gene encoding complexin-1 isoform X2 codes for MGKMLGGDEEKDPDAAKKEEERQEALRQAEEERKAKYAKMEAEREAMRQGIRDKYGIKKKEEREAEAQAAMEANSEGSLTRPKKAIPPGCGDEVEEEDESILDTVIKYLPGPLQDMLKK; via the exons ATGGGGAAGATGCTCGGGGGTGACGAGGAGAAGGACCCAGACGCCGCCAAGAAGGAGGAGGAGCGGCAGGAGGCGCTGCGCCAGGCGGAGGAGGAGCGCAAGGCCAAGTACGCCAAGATGGAGGCGGAGCGCGAGGCCATGCGCCAGGGCATCCGAGACAAG TACGGCATCAAGAAGAAGGAGGAGCGCGAGGCCGAGGCCCAGGCCGCCATGGAGGCCAACTCCGAGGGGAGCTTGACGCGGCCCAAGAAGGCCATCCCGCCGGGCTGCGGGGACGAGGTCGAGGAGGAGGACGAGAGCATCCTGGACACCGTCATCAAGTACCTGCCCGGGCCGCTGCAGGACATGCTCAAGAAGTAG